DNA sequence from the Methanolobus sp. ZRKC5 genome:
ATGGTATCCTCCTTGCAGAAGCAGGCATTCAGAGAATGGGCTGGGAAATGGATGTTGAGCGCCTTAACCCTCAATTCTTCTGCCCTTCTGCAAATCAGGGAACCATTGCTGTGGTAACTCCTGCCGGGACTGAGGCAGAGGAAGCAACGTCTAACCTTGATCACCAGAGGACAAGAATAGAGACAGAAATAGAGCGCATAGTCATCACTGATGTGGAAGGAGGATGTACAGCCCCAATAGGCTCCTTTGCACATTTCATCAACGATAATGAGATCAGTATATGTTGTGAAGTACTGGCACTGGATGGCACGGAACATGTACGCATTGATGAGGTAATACCTGCTGATAGGTATCAGGAATATGCAAGGATACTTGGAAATGAACTGGTGCAGATGGGCGGCAAGGAACTCGTGCAAAGAGCCGTATGCCAGTTAGAATCAGGAACATCTTATGAAATGCAAGATTAATATGACCGACATCACTGGAATAAAGCTCAAAAATCCAACAATACTGGCTGCCGGCATCATGGGCACCACCGGTGCATCACTTGTACGTGTTGCAAAAGAGGGAGCTGGCGCGGTAGTCACAAAATCCATTGGCCCGGAACCTAAAGAAGGGCATAAGAACCCAAGTATGATAGACCTTGGATATGGATTTTTGAATGCCATGGGATTACCAAATCCTTCCCATCCTGATTTTAAGAATGAGCTCGCAATAGCAAAGAAACAGATAGATACCCCGGTTATTGCAAGCATATTCGGCGGCACTGAAGAAGAGTTTGTGGATGTTGCCATGGGACTCGCTGAGTCAAAGCCCGATGCATTTGAGCTAAATTTAAGTTGCCCTCATGCATTAGGATATGGAGCTTCTGTGGGAAGCAATCCTGATGCTGTGGAAAGCATCACCAAAGCAGTTGTAGATGCTGTGGATGTCCCTGTATGGGTGAAATTAACACCCAATGTCACGGATATCGTAACAATAGGAGAAGCAGCACAGAGAGGTGGAGCTGATGCTGTTGTTGCCATCAATACTGTAAAAGGAATGGCAATAGACATCAACAGTGGATACCCCATACTTGGTAACAGGTTCGGAGGGCTTTCCGGGCCTGCTGTGAAAACGATTGCATTGAAGTGTGTTTATGACCTGTACACTGCTCTTGATATACCCATTATTGGTGTTGGAGGCGTTTATACCTGGGAAGATAGCATCGAGATGTTGATGGCAGGTGCCAGTGCAGTACAAATAGGCTCTGCAGTCTACGAAGGACTAGAGGTATTCAACTCCATTTCCATGGGAATCGAAAAGTTCGTTTCTGAAAAAGAGTACCGCGATATAACAGATATCATCGGGATTGCACATGAGAGGATATAATGTACCCCACCAACGTCAAAATAATTAAGATCATCAAAGAAACCCCATCAACAAGGACCTTTATCTTTGACATATCATTCGATGAAGCAATTGCCGGCCAGTTCGTCATGGTCTGGATACATGGTGTGGATGAGATTCCCATGACACTTTCGAGTAAAAACTCTATCACTGTGCAAAAAGTAGGTGATGCCACTGAAAAGCTATTTGCCCTTGAAGAAGGAGCTGAACTTGGTATAAGGGGTCCTTTTGGAACAGGTTTTACTTTACCAGGCAAGGATGAAAAGATACTTCTGATAGCGGGTGGAGTAGGTGCAGCACCACTTGCACCACTTGCAGAATATGCAGCAGCAAAAGGAATTTGTATGAGCATCATACTTGGAGCAAGAAATGCTGATGAACTGCTCTTTGTAGACCGGTTTGTGTCCTGCGGTGAATTGCATCTGACAACCGATGATGGCTCTGCACACAGGTGCGGATTTGTAACCGATGTTCTTGCTGAGACTGACGTGACGGCCTATGACAAGATATACACCTGTGGTCCTGAAATGATGATGAAGTGCATTTTCGATATGCTGGAAAAAGAGGAAGCTCTCGAAAAGACAGAATTCAGCCTTCACAGATATTTCAAATGCGGAATTGGAGTTTGTGGTGCATGCTGCATGGACAAGACAGGACTTCGAGTTTGCAAGGACGGACCCGTTTTTAACGGATTGCAACTTGTTGATTCGGAATTCGGTAATTATATGAGAGGACCAAGCGGGAACAAAAAACAGTTTTGAACCCGTTTTATTTAACATTACTTTATCCAAATTTCTAATTTTTTAAATAATTAACATACATATTATTAGCTTTGTTTTCAAATGCATTGGTGTCCACTTTACAAAAATGATAATGATACTAATCACCACATTACGAATATATTCATAATGTTTAAGTACCCCCAAATCGATGATATAAATTACTTACAAAATTTGGTGGTACGATATGAAAAACAGTAGAGGATTTCGATATTCCCTCATTTTAGATCATTAAAGTATTCAAACTCAATTATATCCTCTCATTTTTTATCATTTTGTTTAATTTCTCTTCATTAATCCTTATTTTTAGTATAGCTCCCGCTATCCTAAATTACTCCTTTGGTTTTTAGTGTCCTCAATTGATGCAGATTAAAACAAAAAGCTGTCATCAACATTTTTGCATTCACTCTTTCTACAGTTGTAACAAGAACCTTTCTGGTTTTAAATATTTCTTTTGTCACTGCATACACTCTTTCGCAAGGGACTCTTTTCACACTTATTCTTTCATTTCTGAGGATATCCATTATTCCTAAAGGATGTCCTCTTACAGCTCGTTGCATTGTTGCTGCAAAACCTTTTGCTATTGCTCCAAAATATCCTTTATCTCTATACACCACTTCACCCTTTTCAGACAGATCAACCTGTGAATCGTGAAGTGATGCAGTTGTTGTCTCAAATCTTCTGATTAGTTCATAATCCTTATCAATAATTGTATGAAGTTTGTATCCAAAGTGAGATTTACCATTTTTCTTAGTCCAGGTTCCATCTTTGCTTCTTCTTGTTTTCGCATCTTTTCCTCTGAGTACATCTGCTTTTGCATGTCCTGGATCTGAGTGAATAAAAGTTGCATCCTGGATCATTCCTTTTTTAATCTTCAAACCAAGAGCATCAAGCTGATTCTGCATTTCATCCCACACCGCTTTTTCTTTACCATTGTCGATAATTCTCTTCCTGAATGACCAGACAGTTGTACTGTCTGGTACATATTCAGGAAATCCCAGGAATTTCCTAAAGGATATCCTGTCAATACACTGCTTTTCAAGCTCAGCATCAGAAAGACCATGCCATTGTTGCAGAACAAGCATCTTGAACATTACAATAACATCAGCTTCAGGCCGTCCGCCTGAAGCTGTTCTGTTTATG
Encoded proteins:
- a CDS encoding dihydroorotate dehydrogenase electron transfer subunit, which translates into the protein MYPTNVKIIKIIKETPSTRTFIFDISFDEAIAGQFVMVWIHGVDEIPMTLSSKNSITVQKVGDATEKLFALEEGAELGIRGPFGTGFTLPGKDEKILLIAGGVGAAPLAPLAEYAAAKGICMSIILGARNADELLFVDRFVSCGELHLTTDDGSAHRCGFVTDVLAETDVTAYDKIYTCGPEMMMKCIFDMLEKEEALEKTEFSLHRYFKCGIGVCGACCMDKTGLRVCKDGPVFNGLQLVDSEFGNYMRGPSGNKKQF
- a CDS encoding dihydroorotate dehydrogenase; its protein translation is MTDITGIKLKNPTILAAGIMGTTGASLVRVAKEGAGAVVTKSIGPEPKEGHKNPSMIDLGYGFLNAMGLPNPSHPDFKNELAIAKKQIDTPVIASIFGGTEEEFVDVAMGLAESKPDAFELNLSCPHALGYGASVGSNPDAVESITKAVVDAVDVPVWVKLTPNVTDIVTIGEAAQRGGADAVVAINTVKGMAIDINSGYPILGNRFGGLSGPAVKTIALKCVYDLYTALDIPIIGVGGVYTWEDSIEMLMAGASAVQIGSAVYEGLEVFNSISMGIEKFVSEKEYRDITDIIGIAHERI
- a CDS encoding IS5 family transposase, translating into MDSFTDFALNEEYKRLQSVGDKLAEIEYLVDWKPFRPILESMYINRTASGGRPEADVIVMFKMLVLQQWHGLSDAELEKQCIDRISFRKFLGFPEYVPDSTTVWSFRKRIIDNGKEKAVWDEMQNQLDALGLKIKKGMIQDATFIHSDPGHAKADVLRGKDAKTRRSKDGTWTKKNGKSHFGYKLHTIIDKDYELIRRFETTTASLHDSQVDLSEKGEVVYRDKGYFGAIAKGFAATMQRAVRGHPLGIMDILRNERISVKRVPCERVYAVTKEIFKTRKVLVTTVERVNAKMLMTAFCFNLHQLRTLKTKGVI